A segment of the Devriesea agamarum genome:
CGTGGGCACCAAAACCACTGCGGTGTGGACCACCGGTTCCACCTATGCTGATGCGCTCAAAGGGCTGAAGCTGGATCTGTCGGATGCGAAGTACTCTGTGGATCCTTCGACCCCGCTCGGCGATAACCCGAAGCGGATTGAGGTCAAGCTCGCCAAGCACATCACGCTGGTTCAGGGCGGTCAGTCCAAGCCGTTGACCTCATATGCGAGCACCGTAGGCGGAATGCTGACGGAAAATCCGTCCAGTCCGATCGCTGATGGCGATGACCAGGTGACCCCCGGACGTGAAACCCCGTTGGAGAGCGGTATGACGGTCACCGTGAAGACGGTTGACCAAAAGCGCATCGTGAACGTTGAGACGATTCCGCACGGCACCAAGAGTGTCGACTCTGATTCCCTGGACAAAGGGAAAACTCAGGTGAAGACCAAGGGCGTGGACGGCACCCGTGAGGTGGTGACGTTGCAGATGCTGATTGATGGCCAGGTTGTCGGCACCCAGGTTGTTTCAGACAGTGTCACCAAACAGCCGGTGGAGGAAGTGGTGCTGAAGGGTACCCGCCCTGCGCAGGATAGTGACTCAGGTGACGGCGCGTCGGCAGTTCCCGCGGGTTCGGGTACCACCTGCCAGGCGTCTAACTACTGGCAGGGTCAGATGACGGCCAATGGTGAACGTTTCAACCCCAATGCGATGACTGCGGCGAGCAAGACCCTTCCGTTTGGAACCAAGATCCGCGTTACCAATCCCTCGACGGGAGCGACCGTGGTGGTGCGGATTAATGACCGTGGCCCGTATGTCGGTGGCCGGTGCCTGGACTTGTCACGCGGCGCCTTTGCCAAGATCGGCAATCTCAGTTCCGGCGTGATGACGGTCCGCTACCAGGTGATTGGATAATTGCCGTCGCTAGCTGAGGCGGAGCAACAGCTCATGGAGTTCTCGCTCATAGAACGAGGAGCCTAGCTAGCAGAGTAATGACCACCCAGTGAGACGGCTACTGCCGCTCCTTGCAGGGGTTCCGTGCGTGAAGCGCGGGACCCCTGCGGTGTCTTTAGGCTTCAAACTGTGAGGCAGACCGCCAGAAACCACCTTTGACGAGGTCATGCGCCCGTCGGTAGACTGGGGAACTGTGTCCAAGGTGCCCTCTGGCCTTTTTTGAACACGTCGCTTTCCACAGTGCCTTCGCTGCTCGACGCAAGGTGCCGCACAGTGACGAGGAAAAAGGGATAAGGTGCCGGCCGCACACGGGCCCGGGGACGACTCCCGGATCCGTGCGGGTCGCCGTCGAGGCCTCGACACGCCCGAGCTCGGGTGTGGGAGGTTGCGGGTCGCGAGGCCGCCGGCTATCACCGGTGGTCGCAAGCAGTCGATCCTTCTGTCCGAACAGGTCAGAGGGCTACACAGAGAAGAGAACAAGTGCCCACAATCCAGCAGTTGGTGCGCAAGGGCCGGCAGGATAAGTCTGCCAAGTCCAAGACGCCCGCGCTGAAGGGAAGCCCCCAGCGCCGCGGCGTGTGCACGCGCGTCTACACCACCACCCCGAAGAAGCCGAACTCGGCGCTGCGCAAGATCGCGCGTGTTCGCCTGTCCTCCGGCATTGAGGTGACCGCCTACATTCCGGGCGTCGGCCACAACCTCCAGGAGCACTCGATCGTGCTCGTGCGCGGTGGCCGTGTGAAGGACCTCCCCGGTGTTCGCTACAAGATCATCCGTGGCTCCCTCGATACCCAGGGTGTGAAGGGCCGCCAGCAGGCGCGCTCTCGCTACGGCGCAAAGAAGGAGAAGAAGTAATGCCTCGTAAGGGTTCTGCTCCCAAGCGCCAGCTCGTGGTCGATCCGGTGTACGGTTCGCCTCTGGTCACCCAGCTCATCAACAAGGTTTTGCTCGACGGCAAGAAGACCATCGCCGAAGGCATCGTCTACGAAGCCCTCGAAGGTTGCCGCGAGAAGAACGGCCAGGATCCGGTCGTCACCCTCAAGAAGGCTATGGACAACATCCGTCCGACCCTTGAGGTTCGCTCCCGCCGCGTCGGCGGCGCAACCTACCAGGTGCCAGTCGAGGTGCGCGCAGGCCGTGCAACCACCCTCGCGCTGCGCTGGTTGGTTACCTACGCCCGCGCCCGCCGCGAGCACACCATGACTGAACGCCTGATGAACGAGATTCTCGACGCCTCCAACGGCCTCGGGGCCGCCGTCAAGCGTCGCGAGGACACCCACAAGATGGCGGAGTCCAACCGGGCATTTGCCCACTACCGCTGGTGAGTTCCTAACCGGAACCCACCGTCGACATACAAGAAGACGGTCCGACCCCCAGCCTAGAAAGGCAGTTGCCCGTGGCACTCGCAGTGCTCAAGGACCTTAAGAAGGTCCGCAACATCGGCATCATGGCGCACATTGATGCCGGCAAAACCACCACCACCGAGCGCATCCTGTTCTACACCGGTGTTAACTACAAGATCGGTGAGACCCACGACGGCGCGTCGACCATGGACTGGATGGAACAGGAACAGGAACGCGGCATCACGATTACGTCCGCCGCGACCACCTGTTACTGGAACGATAACCAGATCAACATTATCGACACCCCTGGTCACGTGGACTTCACGGTCGAGGTGGAGCGTTCGCTGCGCGTGCTCGACGGTGCCGTTGCAGTCTTCGACGGTAAAGAGGGTGTTGAGCCCCAGTCGGAGACAGTGTGGCGGCAGGCCGACAAGTACAACGTGCCGCGTATCTGCTTCGTCAACAAGATGGACAAACTGGGGGCGGACTTCTTCTTCACCGTCCGCACCATCATCGATCGCCTCGGCGCTAAGCCCATCGTGATGCAGGTGCCGATCGGTGCCGAAAACGACTTCACCGGCGTGATCGACCTCGTCGAAATGAAGGCGTACACCTGGCCGGAGAAGTTCCCCGAGGACAACCCGAAGTTCAACGCCAAGAAGGGCGATGACACCAAGGGCCAGCTCGAGGTCGTCGTCGAGATCCCCGAGGATCTGCGCGACGTGGTCGATGAGTACCGCGCCAAGCTGGTTGAGGATGTCGCCGAGTCCTCCGAAGAGCTGATGGAGAAGTACCTCGAAGAGGGCGATCTCAGCATCGAGGACATCAAGGCCGGCATCCGCGAGCTGACCATCACCTCGCAGGCATACCCGGTGTTCTGCGGTTCAGCGTTCAAGAACAAGGGCGTGCAGCCCATGCTCGACGCTGTGATCGATTACCTTCCCTCGCCGCTGGATGTTCCGGCAATGGTCGGCCACAAGCCGAGCGACGAAGATGTAGAGATCACCCGCACCCCGTCGGTTGAGGAGCCCTTCAGCGCTCTCGCGTTCAAGGTAGCGACCCACCCGTTCTTCGGTTCACTCACCTATGTGCGTGTGTACTCCGGTCACGTCGAGTCTGGCGCTCAGGTGCTGAACGCGACCACCGGTAAGAAAGAGCGCATCGGCAAGCTGTTCCAGATGCACTCCAACAAGGAGAACCCGGTGGAGGAGGCCTTTGCAGGCCACATTTACGCCTTCATCGGCCTGAAGGACACCACCACGGGCGACACCCTGTGCGATATCAACAACCCGGTGCGTCTGGAATCCATGAGCTTCCCCGAGCCCGTCATCTCGGTGGCCATCGAGCCCAAGACGAAGGGCGACCAGGAGAAGCTGTCCATGGCGATCCAGAAGCTCGCCAAGGAAGACCCGACCTTCCAGGTGCAGCTGGATGAGGAAAGCGGCCAGACCGTTATCCGCGGTATGGGCGAGCTTCACCTCGACATCCTCGTGGACCGTATGCGTCGCGAGTTCAAAGTTGAGGCGAACATCGGTAAGCCCCAGGTGGCCTACCGTGAAACCATCCGCCGCACGGTGGAAAAGTACGAGTACACCCACAAGAAGCAGACCGGTGGTTCCGGCCAGTTCGGTAAGGTGCAGGTCACCTTCGCCCCGCTGACCGACGCCGAAGAGGGTGTGTTCTACGAGTTCGAGAACCTGGTCACCGGTGGCCGCATTCCGCGCGAGTACATTCCGAGCGTGGACGCGGGCATTAAGGACGCCCTGCAAAATGGTGTTCTTGCCGGTTACCCGGTGGTGGGCATCAAGGCGTCGCTGATTGACGGTGCCTACCACGACGTTGACTCCTCCGAAATGGCGTTTAAGATCGCCGGCTCGATGTGTGCCAAAGAGGCCCTGAAGAAGGCTAATCCGGTTCTGCTGGAGCCCCTGATGGACGTCGAGGTGCGCACCCCGGAGGAGTACATGGGAGATGTCATCGGCGACCTGAACTCGCGACGCGGGCAGGTGCAGTCGATGGAGGACGCGAGCGGGGTCAAGATCGTCCGTGCTCTCGTCCCGCTGTCGGAGATGTTCGGGTACGTCGGTGACCTTCGGTCTAAGACCCAGGGTCGCGCGATGTACACGATGCAGTTCCACAGCTACGCGGAGGTCCCGAGGAACATTTCCGAGGAGATCGTCGCGAAGACCCGGGGCGAGTAAGGCCCACGGTCAGACAGGTAGGATATTCCGACCCGTAGGCCACAGGGATCTGACCTGGGCGAGGTCGCTCCGAAGGCGGCCCGCCCACCCGTGTGGAACCAATTACGAGACCAGTCCTAGGAGGACACCACCATGGCGAAGGCCAAGTTCGAGCGGACTAAGCCGCACGTAAACATCGGAACCATTGGTCACGTCGACCACGGTAAGACCACGCTGACCGCGGCCATCTCGAAGGTGCTGTACGAGAAGTACCCGGATCTGAACGAGAAGCGTGACTTCGATCAGATCGACAACGCGCCGGAAGAGAAGCAGCGCGGTATTACGATCAATATTTCCCACATTGAGTACCAGACCGAGAAGCGTCACTACGCTCACGTGGACGCCCCGGGTCACGCCGACTACATCAAGAACATGATCACCGGTGCGGCTCAGATGGACGGCGCGATCCTCGTGGTTGCCGCCACCGACGGTCCGATGGCTCAGACCCGCGAGCACGTTCTGCTCGCCCGCCAGGTGGGTGTTCCCTACCTGCTGGTCGCGCTGAACAAGGCTGACATGGTTGACGACGAGGAAATCCTCGAGCTCGTCGAGATGGAGGTCCGTGAGCTGCTGGGTTC
Coding sequences within it:
- a CDS encoding septal ring lytic transglycosylase RlpA family protein, translated to MKKLPVLGATAALVFGGGTVAYASQTEVHLDVNGDVSTIRTFDRTVGDVLGSHGIDIQPHTFVAPGPNTALSSGTTIKVKTAKLVGVTVGTKTTAVWTTGSTYADALKGLKLDLSDAKYSVDPSTPLGDNPKRIEVKLAKHITLVQGGQSKPLTSYASTVGGMLTENPSSPIADGDDQVTPGRETPLESGMTVTVKTVDQKRIVNVETIPHGTKSVDSDSLDKGKTQVKTKGVDGTREVVTLQMLIDGQVVGTQVVSDSVTKQPVEEVVLKGTRPAQDSDSGDGASAVPAGSGTTCQASNYWQGQMTANGERFNPNAMTAASKTLPFGTKIRVTNPSTGATVVVRINDRGPYVGGRCLDLSRGAFAKIGNLSSGVMTVRYQVIG
- the rpsL gene encoding 30S ribosomal protein S12, producing MPTIQQLVRKGRQDKSAKSKTPALKGSPQRRGVCTRVYTTTPKKPNSALRKIARVRLSSGIEVTAYIPGVGHNLQEHSIVLVRGGRVKDLPGVRYKIIRGSLDTQGVKGRQQARSRYGAKKEKK
- the rpsG gene encoding 30S ribosomal protein S7 gives rise to the protein MPRKGSAPKRQLVVDPVYGSPLVTQLINKVLLDGKKTIAEGIVYEALEGCREKNGQDPVVTLKKAMDNIRPTLEVRSRRVGGATYQVPVEVRAGRATTLALRWLVTYARARREHTMTERLMNEILDASNGLGAAVKRREDTHKMAESNRAFAHYRW
- the fusA gene encoding elongation factor G produces the protein MALAVLKDLKKVRNIGIMAHIDAGKTTTTERILFYTGVNYKIGETHDGASTMDWMEQEQERGITITSAATTCYWNDNQINIIDTPGHVDFTVEVERSLRVLDGAVAVFDGKEGVEPQSETVWRQADKYNVPRICFVNKMDKLGADFFFTVRTIIDRLGAKPIVMQVPIGAENDFTGVIDLVEMKAYTWPEKFPEDNPKFNAKKGDDTKGQLEVVVEIPEDLRDVVDEYRAKLVEDVAESSEELMEKYLEEGDLSIEDIKAGIRELTITSQAYPVFCGSAFKNKGVQPMLDAVIDYLPSPLDVPAMVGHKPSDEDVEITRTPSVEEPFSALAFKVATHPFFGSLTYVRVYSGHVESGAQVLNATTGKKERIGKLFQMHSNKENPVEEAFAGHIYAFIGLKDTTTGDTLCDINNPVRLESMSFPEPVISVAIEPKTKGDQEKLSMAIQKLAKEDPTFQVQLDEESGQTVIRGMGELHLDILVDRMRREFKVEANIGKPQVAYRETIRRTVEKYEYTHKKQTGGSGQFGKVQVTFAPLTDAEEGVFYEFENLVTGGRIPREYIPSVDAGIKDALQNGVLAGYPVVGIKASLIDGAYHDVDSSEMAFKIAGSMCAKEALKKANPVLLEPLMDVEVRTPEEYMGDVIGDLNSRRGQVQSMEDASGVKIVRALVPLSEMFGYVGDLRSKTQGRAMYTMQFHSYAEVPRNISEEIVAKTRGE